A single window of Syntrophus aciditrophicus SB DNA harbors:
- a CDS encoding response regulator: MPRILVVEDDEPLRSVLRQILERTGHEVAEAADGRAAMEIQRQKGADLVITDIIMPEVDGIETIMVLRREFPSVKIIAISGGSRVGPREFLNLARVLGAHRTLHKPFALQEMLDAVDELLGEGGASG; this comes from the coding sequence ATGCCGCGTATTCTGGTTGTGGAAGATGATGAACCGCTGCGGTCCGTTCTGAGGCAGATTCTGGAACGAACAGGCCATGAAGTGGCTGAAGCGGCGGATGGCAGGGCGGCCATGGAGATTCAGCGTCAGAAGGGAGCCGACCTTGTGATTACGGACATCATCATGCCGGAAGTGGACGGCATCGAAACGATCATGGTCCTGCGGCGGGAATTTCCGTCGGTCAAGATCATCGCCATCTCCGGGGGCAGCCGCGTCGGTCCCAGGGAGTTCCTGAATCTTGCCAGGGTGCTGGGGGCGCATCGGACGCTTCATAAACCTTTTGCTCTGCAGGAGATGCTCGATGCCGTTGATGAGCTCCTCGGCGAAGGCGGTGCATCCGGTTAG